From Ananas comosus cultivar F153 linkage group 2, ASM154086v1, whole genome shotgun sequence:
CGTATGTTCAATGATCTTATTCAAAAACTTGCGCTCCTGGATCTACCTATGATTAATCAATTATTCACTTGGTCTAATATGCAGCGTAACCCAACATTTGCAAAATTAGACAGATTTCTAATCTCGACTGAGTGGGATGTGAAATTCCCACTTTCGAAGGTTGAGGCTATCCCTAGAATTACGTCGGATTTACGTCGAAATTCAATGGAGCCAATTGGCTTCTTAGTTCGCTCTTATTTTTTATCAATGTATTGACAACGATAAGATTTCAAATTACGCCAATTTGTCTctgctctttctttttaaaagctAATAATTGCAAATTACGCCCATTATTCTGTCTATTAAGCATCTCTAGTACAATCTGCAGGAGCGTACGATATAGTCCTACTCTGAATATCAAATGACATTTGGTAATTCCGTTGTTGATAAGCTCCCAAGGTGTTAACTGTCTGAGATTTTCCTATCATGACACAAAAACACCTTTGATCTATCACAACCACATTTTCCGGTGGCGCCATGAAGTCGTTGCCATTCTGAAAGTGAAACGTCATACTGGGATATGCATTAAACCCCCCTCGCGGAATCTTATAACACACCTCAAATCCGTGCTGGTGACAGTGAGCTAACCTGAACCGATGAAAATACTCTTCGAAGGTATTCTTGACACGCTCATAAGGTCCACCGGTATTGAAACTGGAATATGCTGAACCAGAATCGATGAAGAAGCCGCCTTTTAACACGCCATGCTCTATCCGCACCCTAAAGGTACCTGGCGGGAACCCAACACGACGGTTTTCGACGCTCACATCGATAAGGCTTACAAAATAATCGATCTCGCTATGGATATCTTCAAACGGGACCTTTTTAACATGAGGCCCATGCAATACGGCATCTCGCCAAATTTTAGAACACTCGGGCGGTTGGTTTCTCTCTGGAGACAGTAGACAAACTTACCATTGGCTTGGCCTTGATTCATTTGGCTCAAAAATGACGTTCTCTTTCGGTTAAATCCGGCAATGCCTGACACAACGCTGCCTAGAGTGTTGAAATTTTGGCTGTCGTGGCTACAACCGAAGGCAAAGTTATGCACAAATTCGAAACCGCCACGGTCGGAAGCAAAGCCGAATGTTTCTGTCGCGAGAACTCCCCTCGTCAATGACGGATGTCCGTACATGTAAGTGTAATGGCACTGGTGATTGATGCACTGGAACTGGTGTGGGATTCTCAAATCACATAATGGATGGTTGCATGGTACTGGGGCAAAACTTTGTGAGCTTCTTGGGTCGAAAACCACGGCAGGAGGGCTCCAACAGTGGATGCACGGTTGGCATTGTAGCCAGACGAGGCCGCTAGAGGTGTCCATCATCAAGTATCGCGCTTTGCGGTGCTCTCGCGCGTGCCGCGGTGTGCCGATCACAAGCTCCAGAACGTAAAGGGTGGGAACAAATTCTACGCGAGGTTGGACGCGCGTTGTGTTGTAGTCGAGGGCTGCGGACGACATTCTCGACTCGATCATTTTGGCTCGAAGAGTTGTGTAGTTATATAGACGATCCATGTGCTCTTCGGCGGTAAGGTTTCCTGGATAGAGCGGAGAGTAGATTGAGTCTCTATGGATCATTCGAAGCTGCAGAGATTGGATAGCAGAAGAGGCTAATGTAAAATACATAACTAAGAAAACGCCATACAAGGCTCTGGCCATTTCTTCGATTAGGTTTCACTCGAGAGGTTGTTGCAATATCTtatctttaatttattaatttattatagatGCATCTATATATAGTGCGGCATTTATTATGGACAGTCATAAATAGCCGGGGAATAAAGATTTACTAAAAAAGAGCCATATGGTGTAATTATTATAGTACATTTTATGTGAGCCGTGGCATTTTCTAAGTACTTTAATGAGGAACAGATTCCATGATATGCGAAAATCTTGAGAAAG
This genomic window contains:
- the LOC109728170 gene encoding aspartic proteinase nepenthesin-2-like: MARALYGVFLVMYFTLASSAIQSLQLRMIHRDSIYSPLYPGNLTAEEHMDRLYNYTTLRAKMIESRMSSAALDYNTTRVQPRVEFVPTLYVLELVIGTPRHAREHRKARYLMMDTSSGLVWLQCQPCIHCWSPPAVVFDPRSSQSFAPVPCNHPLCDLRIPHQFQCINHQCHYTYMYGHPSLTRGVLATETFGFASDRGGFEFVHNFAFGCSHDSQNFNTLGSVVSGIAGFNRKRTSFLSQMNQGQANDIHSEIDYFVSLIDVSVENRRVGFPPGTFRVRIEHGVLKGGFFIDSGSAYSSFNTGGPYERVKNTFEEYFHRFRLAHCHQHGFEVCYKIPRGGFNAYPSMTFHFQNGNDFMAPPENVVVIDQRCFCVMIGKSQTVNTLGAYQQRNYQMSFDIQSRTISYAPADCTRDA